From Chryseobacterium salivictor, a single genomic window includes:
- the dacB gene encoding D-alanyl-D-alanine carboxypeptidase/D-alanyl-D-alanine endopeptidase, whose amino-acid sequence MKKLIPFVLLISQFCFTQNISHNLDAATKKLLASASAYSSIVSIYVADDGGNLVYENNGNTGLSSASTQKIFTAAAALETLGKDFQYVTRAYYSGTISSGFLAGDLFITSTGDPTLGSWRYDGYKPENFKQKLIQSLREKGISEISGDLIIDDSYFDFLATPGGWPWNDLGNYYGAGVWGINWRENQFDMQILGGEIKKLNVDLTNVKWVNDIETGGTSDQSLIYTAPHSNVAYINGILPSKGITVSGATPNPPLTLGQEIKSWLKESGIEFNGKVTSASQQRIDGEKITAVPKNNLLLEYKSPTLDKIIFWFMRKSINFYGETLIKTLGKEKKNEGSFDAGISYLKDFWKSKGINPAMINFADGSGLSPQNYVSAKAEVQSLIYSKKQPWFNEFYEGFPTQGNGMKLKSGTMKDTKSFAGYHTSKNGKKYVFAVIINNYQGGNVSDALLQVLNVLK is encoded by the coding sequence ATGAAGAAGCTGATCCCTTTTGTTCTATTGATTTCTCAGTTTTGTTTTACACAGAATATTTCACATAATTTAGATGCTGCAACCAAGAAATTATTAGCTTCTGCCTCTGCATATTCCTCAATTGTTTCAATATATGTGGCGGACGATGGCGGCAATTTGGTGTATGAAAACAACGGTAATACGGGACTTTCCAGCGCTTCTACGCAAAAGATATTTACGGCCGCTGCAGCTTTAGAAACTTTAGGCAAAGATTTTCAATATGTCACCAGAGCCTATTATTCCGGGACGATTTCTTCAGGCTTTTTAGCGGGCGATCTTTTCATTACTTCAACCGGTGATCCCACTTTGGGAAGTTGGCGATATGATGGATATAAACCAGAAAATTTTAAACAAAAATTAATTCAGTCTTTAAGGGAAAAAGGGATTTCCGAAATTTCCGGTGATTTGATTATTGACGATTCCTATTTCGATTTTCTCGCGACTCCCGGCGGTTGGCCCTGGAATGACCTTGGGAATTATTACGGAGCCGGAGTTTGGGGAATCAATTGGCGCGAAAATCAGTTCGATATGCAGATACTCGGCGGCGAAATCAAAAAATTAAATGTCGATTTAACCAATGTGAAATGGGTGAATGATATTGAAACAGGCGGAACTTCTGACCAAAGTTTAATTTATACTGCGCCTCATTCGAACGTAGCTTATATTAACGGAATTTTGCCTTCTAAAGGGATTACGGTTTCCGGAGCAACTCCAAATCCTCCTTTAACTTTAGGACAGGAAATAAAAAGTTGGCTGAAAGAATCCGGAATTGAATTTAACGGAAAAGTGACTTCTGCCTCTCAACAGAGAATTGATGGGGAGAAAATAACTGCCGTTCCCAAGAATAATCTTTTGCTTGAATATAAGTCGCCGACTTTAGATAAAATTATCTTTTGGTTTATGCGGAAAAGCATCAATTTTTATGGGGAAACTTTAATTAAAACGTTAGGAAAAGAAAAGAAAAATGAAGGAAGTTTTGATGCTGGAATTTCCTACCTGAAAGATTTCTGGAAATCGAAAGGAATTAATCCGGCCATGATCAATTTTGCAGACGGCAGTGGACTTTCTCCGCAAAACTACGTTTCGGCAAAAGCAGAAGTGCAGTCGTTGATTTACAGTAAAAAACAACCTTGGTTTAATGAATTTTATGAAGGATTTCCGACTCAGGGAAATGGCATGAAATTGAAAAGTGGAACCATGAAAGACACCAAATCATTTGCCGGCTACCATACTTCGAAAAACGGAAAAAAATATGTTTTCGCAGTCATTATTAATAATTATCAGGGCGGCAATGTCAGCGACGCATTATTGCAGGTGCTGAACGTTTTAAAATAG
- a CDS encoding sensor histidine kinase: protein MKRRGIFSKLNNWIIYILLTSAVAGVVVASVVLINYLRKEEIKRIELFATTIKYQQNEIIEDPMTLDLILQINKTNNTIPVIVTDKNKKPLGIDFQRNIPEEIQNDPQKMQALINKMAGSYSPIELQMPDGNNQYVYYTNSNLLNNLRYSPYILGLLILAYIFFSFWFLRTIKKTDEGYVWAGLAKETAHQIGTPLSSMIGWIEILRMENENSEGVKEIENDINRLKTISERFSKIGSVPELNDLNINETIQQNYDYLKSRISRKVSFMLILPKEQILIPHSRILLSWVIENIVKNAVDAMRGEGRLEIELYEKSKNIVIDIKDSGSGMTRAQARNAFKAGYSTKKRGWGLGLSLAKRVIKEYHRGDIKIAQTEIGVGTTFRITMRNS, encoded by the coding sequence ATGAAGAGACGCGGAATTTTTTCGAAACTCAATAACTGGATTATTTATATTTTGCTTACATCGGCCGTTGCCGGCGTGGTTGTGGCTTCTGTTGTTCTGATTAATTATTTGCGGAAAGAGGAAATCAAAAGGATTGAACTTTTTGCGACCACGATCAAATATCAGCAGAATGAAATCATCGAAGATCCCATGACTTTGGATTTGATTCTGCAGATTAATAAAACCAATAATACAATTCCTGTAATTGTTACCGATAAAAATAAAAAGCCACTGGGTATTGATTTTCAAAGAAATATCCCGGAAGAGATTCAGAATGATCCTCAGAAAATGCAGGCTTTGATCAATAAAATGGCGGGTTCATACAGTCCTATTGAACTGCAGATGCCGGATGGGAATAATCAGTATGTTTATTACACCAATTCCAATTTGTTAAATAATTTACGGTATTCTCCCTATATTTTAGGACTGCTTATTTTGGCTTATATTTTCTTTTCTTTCTGGTTTCTGCGGACGATCAAGAAAACCGATGAAGGTTACGTGTGGGCTGGTTTGGCAAAGGAAACTGCGCATCAGATCGGAACGCCGCTTTCATCAATGATCGGTTGGATCGAAATCCTGCGCATGGAAAATGAAAACAGTGAAGGCGTAAAAGAAATCGAAAATGACATCAACCGGCTCAAAACAATTTCGGAAAGGTTTTCGAAAATCGGTTCCGTTCCCGAGCTTAATGATTTGAATATCAATGAAACAATTCAACAGAATTACGATTATCTGAAATCGAGAATTTCGCGGAAAGTAAGTTTTATGCTGATCTTGCCAAAAGAACAGATCCTGATTCCACACAGCAGAATTCTGCTGAGCTGGGTGATTGAAAATATTGTTAAAAACGCCGTCGATGCGATGAGAGGAGAAGGCCGCCTTGAAATCGAACTCTACGAAAAAAGCAAAAACATTGTGATCGATATTAAAGATTCTGGCTCAGGAATGACAAGAGCCCAAGCAAGAAATGCTTTCAAAGCAGGTTATTCCACTAAAAAAAGAGGATGGGGACTTGGTTTGTCTTTAGCAAAAAGAGTCATTAAAGAATACCACCGTGGCGATATCAAAATTGCACAAACCGAAATTGGCGTGGGAACAACGTTCAGAATTACCATGAGAAATTCTTAG
- a CDS encoding M1 family metallopeptidase — translation MKKTLALLIFTSAVFSAQQFTKQDSLKGSNTEFRNFWDVKKYEISVEPKFADQSVSGTNKITFEILKDIKNPVFQIDLQQPMNYKIIGSDAKSYSSKREGDFVFITAKKNYKKGETHSFTIQFSGNPVIAKNAPWDGGWVFRKDAHGNPWMSVAQEGIGASVWLPSKDLWSDEPDNGMIMKIITPKDLVGVGNGRLIAQKSKKDKKVYTWEVKNPINLYSIVPNVGKYVNFKETYAGEKGALDLDYWVLDYNLEKAEKQFQQVKPMMKAFEHWFGPYPFYEDSYKLIETPYLGMEHQSGVGYGNNYENGYLGRDLSGTGVGLNWDFIIIHESGHEWFANNITAKDKADMWVHEGFTNYSETLFVEDFMGKAAAEKYVVGIRKNIRNDEPIIGPYGVAKSGSGDMYYKGSNMIHTIRQVINNDEKFREILRGLNTDFYHQTVTSKQVEDYISTKSGIDFSTVFDQYLRTTKIPTLEYSQTGNTLKYRYTQIVKDLKLPLRINGNQEINPTENWQTVALSSADPVKFDENYYIYYSQQK, via the coding sequence ATGAAAAAAACTCTTGCCCTTCTTATTTTTACCTCTGCGGTTTTTTCTGCACAGCAATTCACAAAACAAGATTCGTTAAAAGGCTCTAATACCGAATTCAGGAATTTCTGGGATGTCAAAAAGTATGAAATTTCTGTGGAACCCAAGTTCGCAGATCAGTCGGTTTCCGGTACCAACAAAATTACTTTTGAAATTTTAAAAGACATTAAAAATCCTGTATTTCAAATTGATCTGCAGCAGCCGATGAATTATAAAATCATCGGTTCTGACGCCAAATCATATTCTTCAAAAAGAGAAGGTGATTTTGTTTTCATTACGGCGAAGAAAAATTATAAAAAAGGTGAAACGCATTCTTTCACCATACAGTTTTCCGGAAATCCTGTTATTGCCAAAAATGCGCCTTGGGACGGTGGCTGGGTTTTCAGGAAAGATGCCCACGGAAATCCGTGGATGTCGGTGGCGCAGGAAGGAATCGGCGCTTCGGTATGGCTGCCCTCAAAAGACCTCTGGAGTGACGAACCCGACAATGGAATGATTATGAAAATCATTACCCCAAAAGATTTGGTTGGTGTAGGGAATGGAAGATTGATTGCCCAAAAATCTAAAAAAGACAAAAAGGTTTATACGTGGGAAGTTAAGAATCCAATCAATCTTTATTCTATCGTTCCTAATGTTGGGAAATACGTCAATTTTAAAGAAACGTATGCGGGCGAAAAAGGTGCGCTTGATTTGGATTACTGGGTTTTGGACTATAATCTGGAGAAAGCCGAAAAGCAGTTCCAACAGGTTAAGCCGATGATGAAAGCCTTTGAACACTGGTTCGGACCTTATCCTTTCTACGAAGATTCTTATAAACTGATAGAAACGCCGTATCTTGGGATGGAACATCAAAGCGGAGTCGGATATGGAAATAATTACGAAAACGGTTATTTAGGCCGTGACTTATCAGGAACCGGAGTTGGGTTAAACTGGGATTTCATCATCATTCATGAAAGCGGTCACGAATGGTTTGCCAATAATATCACCGCAAAAGACAAGGCAGACATGTGGGTTCATGAAGGTTTCACCAACTATTCGGAAACCTTGTTTGTAGAGGATTTTATGGGCAAAGCAGCAGCTGAAAAATACGTGGTCGGAATCCGTAAAAACATTAGAAATGACGAACCGATTATTGGTCCTTACGGAGTTGCAAAATCAGGAAGCGGTGATATGTATTACAAAGGATCCAATATGATTCATACGATTCGCCAAGTCATTAATAATGATGAAAAATTCAGAGAAATACTGCGTGGTTTGAATACAGATTTCTATCATCAAACCGTTACTTCGAAACAGGTTGAAGATTATATTTCTACAAAATCAGGGATTGATTTCTCTACTGTATTTGACCAATATTTAAGAACGACCAAAATTCCGACTTTAGAATATTCACAAACCGGAAATACTTTAAAATACCGCTATACGCAGATTGTAAAGGATTTAAAATTGCCGCTCAGAATTAACGGTAACCAGGAAATCAATCCGACTGAAAATTGGCAAACGGTGGCATTATCGTCCGCAGATCCTGTAAAATTTGATGAGAATTATTACATTTATTATTCTCAGCAAAAATAA